The DNA window AGTGCGATTTTATTTCTCTTGAGCACGTTCTCTTGAGATTGAATTCGGATGCATGACCTCGGTGTCTGACCGAACGGCGACAAGCCGATCGGCTCTAACTCGCGGTCCTCTGTGGCGTCGAAGCGCTTTCCACTCAGCGATGAGTGGTTGGCGCGATTTCGTTTTGCGTGGTCGTTTTCGCAAAACGGCCAAACGGGACGGCTAGTTCCGACAAGAATTTGCGGAGCCGATTATCGGTTTCGCATGAACTAAAGGGTGAAGGCTGACATGCCGACGATCAACCAGCTGATCGCAAGTCCGCGCGTCGTACAGAAGTCGCGCAAGAAGGTGCCGGCGCTGCAGCAGTCGCCGCAGAAGCGCGGCGTTTGCACGCGCGTCTATACCACGACCCCGAAGAAGCCGAACTCGGCGCTTCGTAAGGTCGCCAAGGTGCGCCTGACCAATGGCTTCGAAGTCATCGGCTACATTCCGGGTGAAGGCCATAACCTTCAGGAGCACTCGGTGGTCATGATCCGTGGCGGCCGCGTCAAGGACTTGCCCGGCGTGCGCTACCACATCCTCCGCGGCGTCCTCGATACCCAGGGCGTCAAGAACCGTAAGCAGCGTCGTTCGAAGTACGGCGCGAAGCGTCCGAAATAAGCGGGAACCTGATCGATGTCTCGTCGTCATTCTGCTGAAAAGCGTGAAGTGCTTCCGGATCCGAAATTCGGAAACATCATCATTACGAAATTCATGAACTCGGTGATGTACGCCGGGAAGAAGTCGGTCGCCGAAGGCATCGTCTACGGTGCGCTCGAAATGATCGAGAACAAGACCAAGCAGGGTCCGCTGCCGGTTTTCGAGCAAGCGCTTGAGAACGTGATGCCGACCATCGAAGTGCGCTCCCGCCGCGTCGGCGGTGCCACCTATCAGGTGCCGGTCGAAGTGCGTTCGGTGCGCCGGCAGGCGCTGGGGATTCGCTGGCTGATCGCGGCTGCGCGCGAGCGCAATGAAAAGACAATGACGGAGCGGCTCTCGGCAGAGCTGCTCGATGCGTCAAATAACCGGGGGAACGCCGTCAAGAAGCGTGAAGACGTGCATCGGATGGCGGAAGCCAACCGCGCCTTCTCGCACTATCGCTGGTAACGGCGAAACAACGGATCTTTGAGGAACAACCCATGCCCCGCGTTCATGCCATAGAGAACTACCGCAACTTCGGTATCATGGCGCATATCGATGCCGGCAAGACCACGACCACCGAGCGCATCCTTTATTATACCGGCAAGAGCCACAAGATCGGGGAAGTGCACGAAGGTGCCGCGACGATGGACTGGATGGAGCAGGAGCAGGAGCGCGGCATCACCATCACGTCGGCCGCGACGACCGCGTTCTGGAACGGCAAGCGTCTGAACATCATCGACACCCCCGGCCACGTCGACTTCACCATCGAAGTCGAGCGTTCGCTGCGCGTGCTCGACGGCGCGGTATGCGTGCTCGATTCCAACCAGGGCGTTGAGCCCCAAACCGAGACCGTCTGGCGCCAGGGCGACAAGTACAAGGTGCCGCGCATCGTCTTCGCTAACAAGATGGACAAGACCGGCGCCGACTTCTTCAAGTGCCTCGCCGACATCGTTGACCGCCTCGGCGCCAAGCCGATCGCGATCCAGCTTCCGATCGGCGCCGAGAACAATTTCAAGGGCCTCGTCGACCTCGTGGTCATGAAGGGCATCATCTGGAACGACGAATCCCTTGGTGCGAAGTTCGACTATGTCGACATTCCCGCTGACCTGGTCGATCAGGCCAAGGAATATCGCGAGAAGATGATCGAAGCCGCCGTCGAACTCGATGACGACGCGATGGCTGCCTATCTCGACGGCAAGGAGCCGGACGAGGCGACGCTGAAGCGGCTGATCCGCAAGGCGGTGCTGACTGGCGCGTTCTATCCGGTGCTGTGCGGTTCGGCGTTCAAGAACAAGGGCGTGCAGCCGCTGCTCGACGCCGTCGTCGACTATCTGCCGTCGCCGGTCGATGTGCCTGCGATCAAGGGTGTCGATGAAGACGGCAACGAAGTGATCCGCAGGGCTGACGACAAGGAACCGCTGGCGCTGCTCGCGTTCAAGATCATGGACGACCCGTTTGTCGGCACCATCACCTTCTGCCGCATCTATTCCGGCATTCTTGCCAGCGGCACCGGCGTCGTCAATTCGACCCGCGACAAGAAAGAGCGCATCGGCCGCATGCTGTTGATGCATGCGAACAACCGCGAAGACATCAAGGAAGCCTATGCCGGCGATATCGTCGCCTTGGCAGGCCTGAAGGAAGCGCGCACCGGTGACACGCTGTGCGATCCGAACAAGCCGGTCATCCTTGAAAAGATGGAATTCCCGGAGCCGGTGATCGAAATCGCGATCGAGCCGAAGTCGAAGGCCGACCAGGAAAAGCTCGGCGTCGCGCTGGCGAAGCTTGCCGCCGAAGATCCGTCGTTCCGGGTGTCGACCGACCAGGAGTCTGGCCAGACCATTCTCAAGGGCATGGGCGAACTCCATCTCGACATCAAGGTCGATATCCTTCGGCGTACCTACAAGGTCGATGCCAATATCGGCGCGCCGCAGGTGGCGTTCCGTGAGCGCGTCACCAAGCGCGCCGAGGTCAAGTACACCCACAAGAAGCAGACCGGTGGTACCGGTCAGTTTGCCGAAGTGTCGATCGTGGTCGAGCCGAACGAGCCCGGCAAGGGCTATGAGTTCGAGTCCAAGATCGTTGGCGGCGCGGTGCCAAAGGAATATATCCCCGGCGTCGAAAAGGGCCTCAACAGCGTCATGGGTTCGGGCGTCGTTGCCGGCTTCCCGGTGGTCGACGTCAAGGTTCAACTGGTCGACGGCAAGTATCACGACGTCGACTCCTCGGCGCTGGCCTTCGAAATCGCATCGCGCGCGGCGTTCCGCGAAGCGCTGCAGAAGGGCAAGTCTGTTCTGCTCGAGCCGATCATGAAGGTCGAAGTGGTGACCCCGGAAGATTACACCGGTTCGGTCATCGGCGACCTGAATTCGCGGCGCGGCCAGATCCAGGGTCAAGACATGCGCGGCAACGCCAACGTCATCAATGCGATGGTGCCGCTCATGAACATGTTTGGGTACGTGAATAACCTGCGCTCGATGAGCCAGGGTCGCGCGACCTTTACGATGCAATTCGATCACTACGCTGAAGCGCCGGCGAACGTGTCGGCAGAAGTCCAGAAGAAGTTTGCCTGATTGTCGTTGGCGACAACTAACGACTGAACGGAGAGTCAAATGGCCAAAGCAAAATTTGAACGTAATAAACCGCACTGCAACATCGGAACCATCGGTCACGTCGACCATGGCAAGACCTCGCTGACCGCAGCGATCACCAAGGTGCTGGCGGAAACCGGCGGTGCGACGTTCACGGCGTACGACCAGATCGACAAGGCGCCGGAAGAGAAGGCGCGTGGCATCACGATCTCGACCGCGCACGTCGAATACGAAACCGCGAACCGTCACTATGCTCACGTCGACTGCCCCGGCCACGCCGACTATGTGAAGAACATGATCACGGGTGCCGCGCAGATGGACGGCGCGATCCTGGTTGTGTCGGCTGCCGACGGCCC is part of the Bradyrhizobium canariense genome and encodes:
- the rpsG gene encoding 30S ribosomal protein S7 — protein: MSRRHSAEKREVLPDPKFGNIIITKFMNSVMYAGKKSVAEGIVYGALEMIENKTKQGPLPVFEQALENVMPTIEVRSRRVGGATYQVPVEVRSVRRQALGIRWLIAAARERNEKTMTERLSAELLDASNNRGNAVKKREDVHRMAEANRAFSHYRW
- the rpsL gene encoding 30S ribosomal protein S12 — its product is MPTINQLIASPRVVQKSRKKVPALQQSPQKRGVCTRVYTTTPKKPNSALRKVAKVRLTNGFEVIGYIPGEGHNLQEHSVVMIRGGRVKDLPGVRYHILRGVLDTQGVKNRKQRRSKYGAKRPK
- the fusA gene encoding elongation factor G, which gives rise to MPRVHAIENYRNFGIMAHIDAGKTTTTERILYYTGKSHKIGEVHEGAATMDWMEQEQERGITITSAATTAFWNGKRLNIIDTPGHVDFTIEVERSLRVLDGAVCVLDSNQGVEPQTETVWRQGDKYKVPRIVFANKMDKTGADFFKCLADIVDRLGAKPIAIQLPIGAENNFKGLVDLVVMKGIIWNDESLGAKFDYVDIPADLVDQAKEYREKMIEAAVELDDDAMAAYLDGKEPDEATLKRLIRKAVLTGAFYPVLCGSAFKNKGVQPLLDAVVDYLPSPVDVPAIKGVDEDGNEVIRRADDKEPLALLAFKIMDDPFVGTITFCRIYSGILASGTGVVNSTRDKKERIGRMLLMHANNREDIKEAYAGDIVALAGLKEARTGDTLCDPNKPVILEKMEFPEPVIEIAIEPKSKADQEKLGVALAKLAAEDPSFRVSTDQESGQTILKGMGELHLDIKVDILRRTYKVDANIGAPQVAFRERVTKRAEVKYTHKKQTGGTGQFAEVSIVVEPNEPGKGYEFESKIVGGAVPKEYIPGVEKGLNSVMGSGVVAGFPVVDVKVQLVDGKYHDVDSSALAFEIASRAAFREALQKGKSVLLEPIMKVEVVTPEDYTGSVIGDLNSRRGQIQGQDMRGNANVINAMVPLMNMFGYVNNLRSMSQGRATFTMQFDHYAEAPANVSAEVQKKFA